In Kangiella koreensis DSM 16069, a single window of DNA contains:
- the hemC gene encoding hydroxymethylbilane synthase, translated as MSISTLRIATRQSPLAMWQAEYVQSRLQQLHPDLTVELVPMTTQGDKILGTPLTKIGGKGLFVKELEQAMLEGRADIAVHSMKDVPYQFPEGLELKVICEREDPTDAFVSNKYHNLDDLPCGANVGTSSLRRKIQLLRARPDLKITDLRGNVGTRLSKLDDGNYDAIVLASAGLKRLGLEERIRSQFEPELMLPAPGQGAVGIEARTNDPDLDAILQPLQDETTSLRVLAERTITKTLQASCQVPVAAFATINDDTLSLRALVGGVDQQIIEASAEGPAQDALAIGHKVSQELLELGARELIQELAATVDH; from the coding sequence ATGAGTATCTCAACCCTGCGCATTGCCACCCGCCAAAGTCCTCTAGCCATGTGGCAAGCCGAATACGTGCAATCCCGCTTACAGCAACTGCACCCTGATTTAACCGTCGAGCTGGTTCCGATGACCACTCAGGGCGACAAGATTCTGGGAACACCACTGACCAAAATCGGCGGCAAAGGCTTATTCGTTAAAGAACTGGAGCAGGCCATGCTGGAAGGTCGCGCTGATATTGCAGTGCACTCGATGAAAGATGTGCCTTATCAATTTCCTGAAGGGTTAGAACTCAAGGTGATTTGCGAACGCGAAGATCCCACTGATGCGTTTGTCTCTAATAAATACCATAATCTGGATGACTTACCCTGTGGTGCCAACGTTGGTACTTCCAGTCTGCGCCGTAAAATTCAGTTATTAAGAGCCCGTCCCGATCTCAAGATTACCGATTTGCGTGGCAATGTCGGTACCCGTTTATCCAAGCTGGATGACGGCAACTATGATGCCATCGTGCTGGCCTCTGCCGGCCTTAAGCGACTAGGATTGGAAGAACGTATTCGTAGCCAGTTTGAGCCTGAGCTGATGCTACCTGCTCCAGGCCAGGGAGCGGTCGGTATCGAAGCTCGCACCAATGATCCTGATCTCGATGCTATTTTGCAGCCATTACAAGATGAAACCACCAGTCTGCGCGTGCTTGCCGAGCGTACTATTACCAAAACTTTGCAGGCCAGTTGTCAGGTTCCGGTGGCAGCCTTTGCTACTATTAACGATGATACTTTGTCATTGCGTGCATTAGTTGGCGGCGTTGACCAGCAAATCATCGAAGCCAGCGCCGAAGGCCCAGCGCAAGATGCACTGGCTATTGGTCATAAAGTCTCACAAGAATTACTGGAGCTTGGTGCGCGTGAACTGATTCAAGAGTTGGCAGCTACTGTCGACCACTAA
- a CDS encoding LytR/AlgR family response regulator transcription factor, whose amino-acid sequence MISVLIVDDEQPARQRLRRLLDSHSDLEIVGEAENGQQALDLINSLQPDLIFLDISMPVMNGMQVAKQLNQNDPQPHIIFTTAYDEYALQAFDVDAQDYLLKPIRHERLSKALQKLQRQLTQTKTAYLSIRERETVRRVAVEEILFLHSDQKYTEVHLAKEVLLSSESLKDLEQRFSHDFIRIHRSTLVNRQHLIGIEQDDSGCLALIQDAKTKPEISRRHQPDVRQFLTANSA is encoded by the coding sequence ATGATTTCTGTATTAATCGTTGATGATGAACAACCCGCCCGCCAGCGTTTACGTCGCTTACTCGACTCTCATTCTGATTTGGAGATTGTTGGCGAGGCTGAAAATGGTCAGCAGGCCTTGGATCTGATTAATTCACTGCAGCCTGATCTAATCTTCCTCGATATTTCGATGCCGGTCATGAACGGTATGCAAGTTGCCAAGCAGCTCAATCAAAATGACCCACAGCCGCACATTATTTTTACCACGGCTTATGATGAATATGCCCTGCAGGCTTTTGACGTAGACGCACAAGATTACTTGCTGAAACCGATTCGGCATGAACGCTTAAGCAAAGCACTACAAAAACTACAACGCCAGCTTACCCAGACTAAAACCGCTTACTTGAGCATACGAGAACGCGAAACCGTACGCCGAGTCGCGGTGGAAGAGATTCTGTTTTTACATTCGGACCAGAAATATACCGAAGTGCACCTTGCGAAAGAGGTGCTGTTAAGCAGTGAAAGTCTTAAGGATCTGGAACAGCGCTTTAGCCATGACTTTATACGTATCCATCGCTCAACCCTGGTTAATCGCCAACACCTAATTGGTATTGAGCAGGACGACAGCGGTTGTCTGGCACTGATTCAGGACGCTAAAACCAAGCCTGAAATCAGTCGTCGCCATCAGCCTGATGTACGTCAATTTTTGACTGCAAATTCTGCGTAA
- a CDS encoding sensor histidine kinase produces MNEAKQTNSLVNQLPDFCQAATVYLIVIASVILALLLSFATANWQHQFWINLSLYSLFILWTSLTSLGILCLLRRYFLLKLPTVSLQRFSALAIGVILLVTLSYSLLISFYLSEEPSIWFLLRNIFIALIVSGIFFRYFYLREESLRRIRSEAEARIQALQSRIRPHFLFNSLNTLANLAIVDPVKTEHMILDMADIFRASMQRSDVLIPFSEEKHLCTQYLNLEQQRLGDKLRFEWQTETIDPNLLVPPLLLQPIIENAVYHGIQARSEGGSIIIKGVSYHKHIQLEVINPLAEDSAKSHKGNSLALSNIQQRLDVLFGNKASINYHQSNGCFYCTLTIPKQVNG; encoded by the coding sequence ATGAATGAAGCAAAACAGACTAACAGCTTAGTTAATCAACTTCCCGACTTCTGTCAGGCAGCGACCGTTTATTTGATTGTTATTGCCAGCGTTATTCTGGCTTTGCTACTCAGTTTTGCTACGGCCAACTGGCAACATCAATTCTGGATAAACCTCAGTCTTTACTCTCTGTTTATTCTTTGGACCTCGCTGACCAGCCTGGGCATTCTGTGTTTGTTGCGAAGATATTTTCTGCTTAAGTTGCCAACCGTCAGCCTTCAAAGGTTTTCAGCACTAGCCATTGGAGTCATCTTACTAGTCACATTAAGTTACAGCCTGCTTATTAGTTTTTATTTAAGCGAGGAGCCCTCAATCTGGTTCCTGCTGCGAAATATATTCATTGCCCTTATTGTCAGCGGAATATTCTTCCGCTATTTCTACTTACGCGAAGAAAGTCTACGCCGCATCCGCTCAGAAGCAGAGGCACGCATTCAAGCTCTACAATCACGCATTCGCCCGCACTTTCTTTTCAATAGCCTGAACACCCTTGCCAATCTGGCAATTGTTGATCCAGTTAAAACCGAACATATGATATTGGATATGGCCGATATTTTCCGTGCCAGTATGCAACGCTCGGATGTTCTAATCCCTTTTAGTGAAGAAAAACATTTATGTACCCAGTACCTCAACCTGGAACAACAGCGCCTGGGCGATAAGCTTCGTTTTGAGTGGCAAACTGAGACTATTGATCCAAACTTGCTAGTGCCACCGCTATTATTACAGCCAATAATCGAAAATGCGGTTTATCATGGCATTCAGGCTCGTTCCGAAGGTGGCTCCATCATTATTAAAGGAGTGAGTTATCACAAGCATATTCAGTTGGAAGTGATTAATCCGTTGGCAGAAGATAGTGCCAAAAGTCACAAGGGTAACTCACTGGCTTTGAGTAATATTCAACAGCGTCTGGATGTACTGTTTGGCAACAAGGCGTCGATTAATTACCATCAATCCAATGGCTGTTTTTACTGTACGCTGACCATACCAAAGCAAGTAAACGGATAG
- a CDS encoding putative bifunctional diguanylate cyclase/phosphodiesterase, whose translation MEATKVFDWIGRHRKTIQAYIIPGLVVLAGLVYVLVYATGGIKYVYSHSMYIPILLAGFIFGIKGGILMGLFAGFVLGPFMPINIETGEMQQTANWLYRTGFFTLIGAFSGAVSDGVGYYMRHLKWLSRHNDATELPNRSALFDALKVLREKRKSESTIYLVLVSIENTLELKSAFGFNVIDQATRQLAKRLQDCNGGQVVYHTDSAQLALVLTGSDEHNHDVLEQLGEAVQEPVLFNDIPIHIEARMGYAMLNKIKKDPHVYLQRAEAALALAQERDQDVTVFSPEIVSKTEENLMILGELKNALANGQISLHYQPKIDLSNGNICSVEALMRWNHPERGMIPPGLFIPRAEQSTLIQTVTEFALEEALSQIKSWKRQGIEIPIAVNISTRNLLHPHFTDLVLSLLEKYQLSGECLELEVTEGSLMVDMEKTIDELIRLAGAKLTISIDDFGTGYSSLQYLHRLPASLIKIDQSFVRRLPNDKGAAHIIDAAVTLAKKMDIQTIAEGVETREVYDYLRNIGCNMVQGYYIAKPLPVKEFNDWYQQRHGVYG comes from the coding sequence ATGGAAGCAACAAAAGTATTCGACTGGATAGGACGACATAGGAAGACTATCCAAGCCTACATTATCCCTGGTCTGGTTGTTCTGGCTGGACTGGTTTATGTTTTAGTTTACGCCACTGGCGGCATCAAATACGTCTATTCCCATTCAATGTATATCCCCATATTGCTGGCCGGATTCATCTTCGGCATCAAAGGCGGCATTCTAATGGGGTTATTTGCTGGTTTTGTGTTGGGTCCTTTTATGCCCATCAATATAGAAACTGGTGAAATGCAACAGACCGCCAACTGGCTCTATCGAACTGGCTTCTTCACCTTGATTGGTGCCTTTAGTGGCGCAGTCAGTGATGGTGTTGGCTATTATATGCGACATCTGAAATGGTTATCGCGACATAATGATGCCACAGAGCTACCTAATCGTAGTGCCCTGTTTGATGCTCTGAAAGTGTTGCGCGAAAAACGTAAAAGCGAAAGCACAATATATTTAGTGCTGGTGTCTATTGAAAATACACTGGAGCTTAAATCTGCTTTTGGATTTAACGTGATTGACCAGGCAACCCGTCAGCTGGCAAAGAGATTGCAAGACTGCAATGGAGGGCAGGTGGTTTATCATACCGATTCAGCTCAGCTGGCATTGGTATTAACTGGCAGCGATGAGCATAATCATGATGTATTGGAGCAGTTGGGCGAAGCAGTGCAGGAGCCAGTGCTATTCAATGATATTCCGATCCATATTGAAGCGCGTATGGGTTACGCGATGCTTAATAAAATCAAAAAAGATCCGCACGTTTACTTACAAAGAGCTGAGGCTGCGCTGGCCCTGGCGCAGGAGCGTGATCAGGATGTAACCGTGTTTAGCCCTGAGATAGTCAGTAAAACGGAAGAAAATCTGATGATTCTTGGTGAGCTGAAAAATGCATTAGCCAATGGACAGATTAGTTTGCATTACCAGCCTAAGATCGATTTGAGTAATGGTAATATTTGTAGTGTTGAAGCCCTGATGCGCTGGAACCATCCAGAACGCGGTATGATTCCTCCGGGCCTGTTTATCCCAAGAGCCGAACAAAGCACCCTGATTCAGACCGTCACCGAGTTTGCGTTGGAAGAGGCCCTGAGTCAGATCAAAAGCTGGAAAAGACAAGGTATTGAAATCCCTATAGCAGTCAACATCTCTACTCGAAACTTACTACATCCTCATTTCACCGACCTTGTTTTATCCTTACTTGAAAAGTATCAGCTGAGTGGCGAATGCCTGGAGCTTGAAGTTACCGAAGGGTCCTTGATGGTGGATATGGAAAAAACTATTGATGAGTTGATTCGATTGGCTGGGGCAAAGCTGACGATTTCGATTGATGATTTTGGAACTGGCTACTCATCACTGCAATACCTGCATCGATTGCCAGCATCCTTAATTAAAATAGACCAGTCATTCGTACGGCGTCTACCCAACGACAAAGGTGCAGCGCACATCATCGACGCCGCCGTTACCCTCGCCAAGAAAATGGATATCCAAACGATTGCTGAGGGGGTTGAAACCCGCGAAGTGTATGACTACTTGCGCAACATTGGTTGCAATATGGTACAGGGCTACTATATTGCCAAGCCGTTACCGGTTAAAGAATTTAATGACTGGTACCAGCAACGGCATGGGGTTTATGGGTAA
- a CDS encoding alpha/beta hydrolase, translating into MSELLPCVTVEPAAEHKATIIWLHGLGADGHDFEPIVPELKVPAELGVKFIFPHAPVIPVTINGGYQMRAWYDIRNADLSQREDEAGVRQSAEQVEQLILHEIEQGIPADKIILAGFSQGGAIALHLATRLDKKLAGIVALSTYLTVPDKLADEKSDTNLNTPIFMAHGQQDPVVPIQRGQYSAKVLEENGFKVQWSDYPMPHAVCLEEIQALGKYIQGVLG; encoded by the coding sequence ATGTCTGAATTACTTCCTTGCGTCACTGTTGAACCTGCTGCTGAACACAAAGCTACCATCATCTGGCTACACGGCTTAGGCGCCGATGGCCATGACTTCGAGCCGATCGTGCCGGAGCTTAAAGTCCCTGCCGAGCTGGGAGTAAAGTTCATCTTCCCGCATGCGCCAGTCATTCCGGTCACCATCAATGGTGGCTACCAAATGCGCGCCTGGTATGACATTCGCAATGCTGATCTGTCTCAACGAGAAGATGAAGCTGGCGTTCGACAATCTGCCGAGCAGGTAGAACAACTGATACTGCACGAAATAGAACAGGGCATTCCAGCCGACAAAATTATCCTCGCTGGATTCTCACAAGGAGGAGCCATAGCTTTACATCTGGCAACTCGCCTGGACAAAAAGCTGGCAGGAATTGTCGCCCTCTCAACCTACCTGACCGTACCCGACAAACTTGCTGACGAAAAATCTGACACCAACCTTAATACACCTATCTTCATGGCTCACGGCCAGCAAGACCCTGTTGTCCCAATCCAACGCGGTCAATACAGCGCCAAAGTGCTTGAAGAAAATGGCTTTAAGGTACAATGGAGCGACTACCCAATGCCACACGCGGTGTGTTTAGAAGAAATCCAGGCATTGGGGAAGTATATACAGGGAGTGTTGGGGTAG
- the cyaY gene encoding iron donor protein CyaY: MTESEFNQQVDDTLISIEEALDELDLDIDYETSGGILTITLENGSKIIINRQTPVKQLWLAAKDGGYHLDWVHDQWITDKDKEPLEQLLSRVMTQQSGESVSFTL; encoded by the coding sequence ATGACTGAATCAGAATTCAATCAGCAAGTTGATGACACCCTCATCTCCATCGAAGAAGCGCTGGATGAGTTGGACCTTGATATCGACTACGAAACCAGCGGTGGCATTTTGACCATCACGCTTGAGAATGGCAGCAAAATCATCATTAATCGCCAAACCCCAGTGAAACAACTATGGTTGGCAGCGAAAGACGGTGGCTACCATCTGGATTGGGTACATGACCAATGGATTACTGACAAAGACAAGGAACCGCTAGAGCAATTATTATCTCGCGTTATGACACAACAATCCGGCGAGTCAGTGTCTTTTACTTTATAA
- the lptM gene encoding LPS translocon maturation chaperone LptM, whose product MCKKRIGQLLGLSLLALVLNACGQKGDLFLPESEEAEKAAAEEKAPEKEMPDERDPKDGPIMEKEKPAEQESAEPQGDQP is encoded by the coding sequence ATGTGTAAAAAACGAATTGGACAGCTATTAGGACTGTCGTTGCTGGCCTTGGTGCTCAATGCCTGTGGCCAAAAAGGTGATTTGTTCTTGCCTGAGAGCGAAGAAGCAGAGAAAGCTGCTGCTGAGGAAAAAGCTCCTGAGAAAGAAATGCCTGATGAGCGTGACCCAAAAGACGGGCCAATCATGGAAAAGGAAAAGCCAGCTGAGCAAGAGAGCGCTGAGCCGCAAGGTGACCAGCCATGA
- the dapF gene encoding diaminopimelate epimerase, which translates to MIMPFSKMQGLGNDFVVVDAISQPVYLNQGQIAKLAHRNFGIGFDQLLIVEAPQHPESDFHFRIFNADGSEAGHCGNGARAVAKYVRQKGLTWKRQLRLSTNTATMQATLEDNGLVTIDMGKPRLEPAQIPLRFAEKQTLYSIDAGGISYKVGAVSMGNPHCVLKVDNVEKAPVQTVGPMLSQHKYFPSQANAGFMQIVDRQNIKLRVYERGVGETLACGTGACAAVVVARLQGLTDDKVKVMLPGGSLWITWQGEGSRVFMSGPAKVVFEGQVEI; encoded by the coding sequence ATGATTATGCCGTTCAGCAAAATGCAGGGTCTGGGCAATGATTTCGTGGTGGTGGATGCGATTTCTCAGCCGGTTTATTTGAATCAGGGGCAAATCGCTAAACTGGCTCATCGAAATTTTGGTATTGGTTTTGATCAGCTACTGATTGTAGAAGCTCCGCAACATCCTGAATCGGATTTCCATTTTCGGATTTTCAATGCGGATGGCAGCGAAGCAGGACATTGTGGCAATGGTGCGCGAGCAGTAGCTAAATATGTCAGGCAGAAAGGTTTGACCTGGAAAAGACAGTTACGTCTTTCGACCAATACAGCGACCATGCAAGCGACTTTGGAAGATAATGGCCTAGTGACTATCGACATGGGTAAGCCGAGACTGGAACCAGCTCAGATTCCGTTGCGCTTTGCAGAAAAGCAAACGCTGTATTCAATTGATGCGGGCGGCATTAGTTATAAAGTCGGTGCGGTTTCGATGGGTAACCCACATTGCGTACTTAAAGTAGATAATGTGGAGAAGGCACCAGTACAAACCGTTGGCCCCATGTTGAGTCAGCATAAGTATTTTCCGTCACAAGCTAACGCAGGCTTTATGCAAATAGTGGATCGCCAGAATATTAAACTTAGAGTCTATGAGCGTGGCGTGGGTGAAACTTTAGCCTGTGGTACTGGGGCATGCGCAGCGGTGGTGGTTGCTCGCTTGCAAGGCTTGACCGACGATAAGGTCAAAGTGATGCTGCCAGGTGGAAGCCTATGGATTACCTGGCAAGGCGAAGGCTCAAGGGTATTCATGAGCGGACCAGCCAAAGTGGTATTCGAAGGCCAGGTTGAGATTTAA
- a CDS encoding DUF484 family protein codes for MTEGNSAEDRLKREQEIALYLEQHPEFFENHQDLLDKLRLQHKVYGSVSLVERQILGLRNKAEKLQTQLNTLIDNAHSNGDLLNKCAELFVAMISSHSTQEMIDRLLEHLRDNFELDNVQLWLFDDSGTLHHVNYSDIQMIRQLTDQHFIQNDPICGRVTESISQLFGGDHELESYSIIPLGENSRVGIIALGSKDVDLFTADMGTLFLRLIGDVTEACLDKQES; via the coding sequence ATGACAGAAGGTAATTCAGCAGAAGATCGGTTGAAAAGGGAACAGGAAATTGCTCTCTATTTGGAGCAGCATCCTGAGTTCTTTGAAAACCATCAAGACTTATTAGACAAACTGAGATTACAGCACAAAGTGTATGGCTCAGTTTCGTTAGTGGAACGACAAATTTTAGGCTTACGAAACAAAGCCGAGAAATTGCAAACGCAACTCAACACATTAATTGATAATGCACACAGCAACGGCGATTTATTGAATAAATGTGCAGAGTTGTTTGTAGCAATGATATCGTCACATTCAACGCAAGAAATGATCGACCGATTACTGGAACACTTACGCGATAACTTTGAACTTGATAATGTTCAATTGTGGTTGTTTGATGACTCTGGAACTTTACATCATGTGAATTACAGTGATATCCAAATGATTCGCCAATTAACCGATCAACATTTTATTCAAAATGATCCCATTTGTGGGCGTGTGACTGAAAGTATTTCACAACTGTTCGGTGGTGATCATGAATTGGAATCCTATTCAATTATTCCACTGGGTGAAAACTCCCGTGTGGGTATTATTGCTCTGGGCAGTAAGGATGTGGATTTATTTACCGCTGATATGGGTACATTGTTTCTACGCTTGATTGGCGATGTGACTGAAGCGTGTCTGGATAAACAGGAGAGTTAA
- the xerC gene encoding tyrosine recombinase XerC translates to MESDIQRYLNRLLHEKRYSEHTVNNYRRQLERLLAFCHDAGYSNWQQITTQDIRMLIAKRHRQGASPSSSALQLSAMRRFLEFLLSEKKITVNPAVGVRGPKKAKRLPKNIDVDSLNHFLDQMPEDEPIEVRDKAMMELLYSSGIRLAELSAMDIDDLSFSDQSLRVLGKGNKVREVPFGNSSKKVLSLWLKERNNFAKNSDEKALFLSQQGNRLTNRAIQQRLAHWGKKLGLNDRLHPHKLRHSCATHVLESSSDLRAVQELLGHASISTTQIYTHLDFQHLAKTYDAAHPRARKKKE, encoded by the coding sequence ATGGAATCTGATATTCAACGCTATCTAAACAGACTGTTGCATGAAAAGCGCTATTCAGAACACACGGTCAATAATTACAGACGTCAGTTAGAAAGATTATTAGCCTTTTGTCATGATGCTGGTTACAGCAACTGGCAACAAATCACCACACAAGATATTCGGATGCTCATTGCTAAACGACATCGGCAAGGAGCATCGCCTTCCAGTAGCGCACTCCAGTTATCGGCAATGCGCCGTTTCTTAGAGTTCCTATTAAGCGAAAAGAAAATAACAGTTAATCCTGCAGTGGGTGTTCGTGGGCCAAAAAAGGCAAAGCGTTTACCGAAAAATATCGATGTGGATAGTCTCAATCACTTCCTCGATCAAATGCCGGAAGATGAGCCAATTGAAGTTCGTGACAAAGCCATGATGGAATTATTGTATTCATCCGGTATCCGTCTTGCAGAGCTAAGCGCCATGGACATAGATGACTTGAGTTTTTCGGATCAAAGCTTACGCGTGCTCGGCAAGGGTAATAAAGTTCGTGAAGTCCCGTTCGGTAACAGTTCAAAGAAAGTATTGAGCCTGTGGTTAAAAGAGCGAAATAATTTTGCTAAGAACAGTGATGAAAAAGCATTGTTCTTAAGCCAACAAGGCAACCGACTGACCAATCGCGCCATTCAACAAAGACTGGCGCATTGGGGCAAAAAGCTTGGATTAAACGATCGACTGCACCCACACAAGCTCAGACACTCCTGCGCAACCCATGTTTTAGAATCTTCGAGTGATTTGCGTGCGGTACAAGAGTTACTTGGCCACGCCAGTATCTCAACCACACAAATCTATACTCATCTCGATTTTCAGCATCTAGCAAAAACCTATGATGCGGCACACCCAAGAGCCAGGAAAAAGAAAGAATAG
- a CDS encoding HAD-IA family hydrolase: MTEKLREIDWQKVKVISFDLDDTLWDNQGVIEKCEQDLLDFLAKEHPPIGKQFNVEAMQAISKKLLEEDRPELDNMTLLRKEMIHQMLEQTGGDLALINPAFAVFYGCRSNIKIPQLTHDLLSALKSKYSLFATSNGNSNLSALGLMDYFEQHFIAGIHGRAKPSPEMLHNICELKNIEPQQLLHIGDSYDTDIKSSIAANCQHLEIHVKDIGKLYEWVVG, from the coding sequence ATGACCGAGAAACTCCGTGAAATCGATTGGCAAAAAGTCAAAGTCATCAGTTTTGATCTGGATGATACCCTGTGGGATAACCAGGGAGTTATAGAAAAGTGCGAGCAAGACCTGCTAGATTTTCTGGCAAAAGAACATCCGCCCATAGGCAAGCAATTTAACGTTGAGGCTATGCAGGCAATCTCAAAAAAACTATTAGAAGAAGATCGTCCTGAACTCGATAACATGACACTGCTGCGTAAAGAAATGATCCACCAAATGCTGGAACAAACCGGTGGTGATTTAGCACTAATTAATCCAGCCTTTGCGGTTTTCTATGGCTGCCGAAGTAACATCAAAATCCCACAACTTACTCATGATCTATTGTCTGCACTAAAATCGAAATACAGCCTGTTCGCCACTAGCAACGGCAACTCAAATTTAAGCGCCTTAGGATTGATGGATTATTTTGAACAACATTTTATTGCAGGTATTCATGGTCGCGCCAAACCATCACCAGAAATGCTGCATAACATCTGCGAACTCAAAAACATTGAACCCCAACAACTTCTCCATATTGGTGATAGCTACGACACCGACATTAAAAGCAGCATTGCCGCCAATTGTCAGCACTTAGAAATCCATGTGAAGGATATCGGGAAGTTATATGAGTGGGTGGTGGGTTAA
- a CDS encoding D-2-hydroxyacid dehydrogenase, with translation MRAVFLDADTLGQWQDSEHHKAKVDLSPLVECFDECKLYGLTSPKQRLERCQDAEVIITNKVVIDRELMDQLPNLKAIQLAATGMNNIDLEAAKEKGIQCFNVADYSSFAVAQLTLQFILNFATRANDHFNLTRQGAWQESRMFTLTDFPTMEVADKTLVLIGYGNIAQKVEELAKAFGMRVIIANIPGRPMRDNQVPLNNALPQANFVSIHCPLTKETKELVNKDFIDLMKTGSFIINTARGPIINEQHLADALKSGKLGGAGLDVLSVEPPSTDNPLLQDDVPNTYITPHIAWASHEAKIRLIEGMAENMRGLVE, from the coding sequence ATGCGCGCAGTTTTTCTTGATGCCGATACCTTGGGCCAATGGCAAGATAGCGAACACCACAAAGCGAAAGTGGATTTGTCACCGCTCGTGGAATGCTTCGACGAATGCAAACTGTATGGCCTTACCAGCCCCAAGCAAAGACTTGAGCGCTGCCAAGATGCTGAAGTGATTATCACCAATAAAGTAGTTATTGATCGTGAATTGATGGATCAGCTGCCCAACCTGAAAGCCATTCAATTGGCTGCCACCGGCATGAACAATATCGATCTTGAAGCTGCCAAAGAAAAAGGCATCCAATGCTTTAACGTTGCCGACTATTCAAGCTTTGCCGTGGCACAACTGACCCTGCAATTTATTCTTAATTTCGCGACCCGCGCCAATGACCATTTCAATCTCACGCGACAAGGCGCATGGCAAGAAAGCCGCATGTTCACCCTGACCGATTTCCCAACCATGGAAGTGGCCGACAAAACTTTAGTCCTGATTGGCTACGGCAATATCGCCCAAAAAGTGGAAGAATTAGCTAAAGCATTCGGCATGCGAGTTATTATTGCCAATATTCCCGGCCGACCCATGCGCGACAACCAGGTGCCACTCAACAATGCACTACCACAAGCTAACTTCGTCTCGATACACTGCCCATTGACTAAAGAAACAAAAGAGTTAGTTAACAAAGACTTCATCGACCTCATGAAAACCGGCAGCTTTATCATCAACACAGCACGCGGCCCCATAATCAACGAACAACATCTTGCCGATGCACTAAAAAGCGGCAAACTCGGCGGTGCCGGCCTCGACGTTTTATCCGTCGAACCACCCAGTACCGACAACCCGCTGCTGCAAGACGATGTCCCCAACACCTACATCACACCCCACATTGCCTGGGCCAGCCATGAAGCAAAAATTCGATTGATAGAAGGCATGGCAGAGAATATGAGAGGATTAGTCGAGTAA
- a CDS encoding 2-keto-4-pentenoate hydratase — MKKALLSISLVFSTLVVACVSSNNQNENPGADDLQSAYQLQYQLVQRVAYPIIGYKAGLTSEAGQKKFGVSEPVAGALFQPGLAFDRSVYLLSDHTNLMLETEIGFILNQNITQLVTAEQLPAMIKSVVPVIELPDLRFENPDNITGHGLIVNNVASNKVLVGKPIDVSSLNINEISTLLTRNGEMVIQGKASDAMGDQWQALAWLINRSLRSGYPVSEGNLLITGALGPMIPAERGQYDADFGKLGHLTFSIR, encoded by the coding sequence ATGAAAAAAGCATTGCTCAGCATTAGCCTCGTTTTCTCGACATTAGTTGTCGCATGCGTCTCCAGTAACAATCAAAACGAGAATCCGGGCGCCGACGATTTACAATCAGCCTATCAGCTACAATATCAATTAGTTCAAAGGGTTGCCTATCCGATCATTGGTTATAAGGCAGGACTCACCAGCGAAGCCGGCCAAAAGAAGTTTGGCGTTAGCGAACCGGTAGCCGGTGCACTGTTTCAGCCAGGATTGGCTTTTGACCGCAGTGTCTATCTACTTAGCGACCACACTAACCTAATGCTGGAAACTGAAATCGGCTTCATCCTTAATCAAAACATCACACAGCTGGTTACCGCGGAACAATTACCCGCCATGATTAAAAGCGTGGTACCCGTGATTGAGTTGCCGGACTTACGCTTCGAGAACCCGGACAACATTACAGGCCATGGCCTCATTGTGAATAATGTGGCTTCCAATAAAGTATTAGTCGGTAAGCCAATTGATGTGAGCTCTCTCAACATCAATGAAATCTCCACACTATTAACCCGCAATGGCGAGATGGTTATTCAAGGAAAAGCCAGCGATGCCATGGGCGATCAGTGGCAGGCATTGGCCTGGCTGATTAATCGCAGTCTCCGGTCAGGATATCCAGTCAGTGAAGGCAACCTCTTGATCACTGGCGCATTAGGCCCCATGATTCCAGCCGAGCGCGGTCAATATGATGCCGACTTTGGCAAGCTTGGCCATCTGACTTTCTCGATTCGATAG